Proteins encoded together in one Amblyomma americanum isolate KBUSLIRL-KWMA chromosome 1, ASM5285725v1, whole genome shotgun sequence window:
- the LOC144095470 gene encoding uncharacterized protein LOC144095470 isoform X1: MATWNDADWQNEADIGSAAESVQVAAQNSSLECDIDVSVTLARSSYTTASKRTGPFVDLTSDKSGLSLECFCSDTLPGSEDSILDGDVDKEFPPGDSALIPGLSDVSLPPKHVIAADPLDLSLSDGDDVLAPQAPSTKGLETIREEPELEAQMELEHAKERNPEELSTHMEEEPAPLELDALPLRDQELSTEPGNEVVPDPSEPHLKVSEQSLAEPAAVQPEDTVSDVTVQGRASAAAALIIEDLPVRPKSPYQTRNRPQISAQTPVSPSSPEKLTPPPADSRPPPLSQRNTLGARRKTTAACTEAPRANEVIPPVVAKGYVANQFLEKIGQLRGSAVAAEGGHDTYPLAEDLMSIEGAQKQTDKYKKEEFGELFTKRPSCAAHLIAKSAVEAESEDEDSALDFDHLPIRRRMDIWKKREDRAIRKGLILIPKMCKQGRFAISAAGL, from the exons ATGGCCACCTGGAACGACGCCGACTGGCAGAACGAAGCGGACATCGGCTCTGCTGCAGAGTCGGTACAGGTGGCCGCGCAAAATTCCAGCCTCGAGTGCGACATCGACGTTTCGGTCACGCTGGCGCGGTCCAGCTACACGACCGCCTCG AAGCGGACGGGGCCTTTCGTAGACCTGACGTCCGATAAGTCCGGGCTGTCTCTGGA ATGTTTTTGTTCCGACACGCTTCCTGGCAGCGAGGACAGCATCTTGGATGGTGACGTGGACAAGGAGTTCCCACCCGGCGACAGCGCGCTCATTCCCGGACTCTCGGACGTCTCCCTACCCCCCAAGCACGTCATTGCCGCTGACCCGCTTG ACCTAAGCCTGTCTGACGGCGACGACGTGTTGGCACCGCAAGCGCCCTCGACCAAGGGGTTGGAAACTATCCGGGAAGAGCCCGAGCTAGAGGCCCAGATGGAGTTGGAGCACGCCAAGGAGCGCAACCCCGAAGAGCTGAGCACCCACATGGAGGAAGAGCCGGCGCCCCTGGAGCTCGACGCGCTGCCGCTTCGGGACCAGGAGCTGTCCACGGAGCCTGGAAACG AGGTCGTTCCCGACCCTTCGGAGCCACACCTCAAGGTCTCGGAGCAGTCGCTGGCTGAACCCGCTGCCGTTCAACCCGAGGACACAGTGAGCGACGTCACTGTGCAGGGCAGGGCGAGCGCCGCGGCGGCCCTGATAATCGAAGACCTGCCCGTGCGTCCGAAGTCTCCTTACCAGACCCGCAACAGACCGCAGATCTCGGCACAGACGCCAGTCTCCCCCTCGA GCCCTGAGAAGCTGACGCCACCGCCGGCCGACAGCCGCCCGCCGCCGCTGTCTCAGCGAAACACCCTGGGAGCCCGGCGCAAGACAACGGCGGCGTGCACCGAAGCGCCGCGCGCGAATGAAGTCATCCCGCCCGTGGTGGCCAAGGGATACGTGGCCAACCAGTTCCTGGAGAAGATCGGCCAGCTGCGCGGCTCCGCAGTGGCGGCCGAGGGCGGCCACGACACTTACCCGCTCGCCGAGGACCTCATGAGCATCGAGGGCGCCCAGAAGCAGACCGACAAGTACAAGAAGGAAGAGTTCGGGGAGCTCTTCACCAAAAGGCC GTCCTGCGCTGCACATCTCATTGCGAAGTCGGCG GTCGAGGCTGAGTCCGAGGACGAAGATTCCGCGCTGGATTTCGACCACCTTCCTATCCGCAGGCGCATGGACATCTGGAAGAAGCGCGAGGATCGCGCAATTCGCAAGGGCCT GATCCTGATTCCTAAGATGTGCAAGCAAGGGCGCTTCGCAATCTCCGCGGCTGGACTTTGA
- the LOC144095470 gene encoding uncharacterized protein LOC144095470 isoform X2: MATWNDADWQNEADIGSAAESVQVAAQNSSLECDIDVSVTLARSSYTTASKRTGPFVDLTSDKSGLSLDEDSILDGDVDKEFPPGDSALIPGLSDVSLPPKHVIAADPLDLSLSDGDDVLAPQAPSTKGLETIREEPELEAQMELEHAKERNPEELSTHMEEEPAPLELDALPLRDQELSTEPGNEVVPDPSEPHLKVSEQSLAEPAAVQPEDTVSDVTVQGRASAAAALIIEDLPVRPKSPYQTRNRPQISAQTPVSPSSPEKLTPPPADSRPPPLSQRNTLGARRKTTAACTEAPRANEVIPPVVAKGYVANQFLEKIGQLRGSAVAAEGGHDTYPLAEDLMSIEGAQKQTDKYKKEEFGELFTKRPSCAAHLIAKSAVEAESEDEDSALDFDHLPIRRRMDIWKKREDRAIRKGLILIPKMCKQGRFAISAAGL, encoded by the exons ATGGCCACCTGGAACGACGCCGACTGGCAGAACGAAGCGGACATCGGCTCTGCTGCAGAGTCGGTACAGGTGGCCGCGCAAAATTCCAGCCTCGAGTGCGACATCGACGTTTCGGTCACGCTGGCGCGGTCCAGCTACACGACCGCCTCG AAGCGGACGGGGCCTTTCGTAGACCTGACGTCCGATAAGTCCGGGCTGTCTCTGGA CGAGGACAGCATCTTGGATGGTGACGTGGACAAGGAGTTCCCACCCGGCGACAGCGCGCTCATTCCCGGACTCTCGGACGTCTCCCTACCCCCCAAGCACGTCATTGCCGCTGACCCGCTTG ACCTAAGCCTGTCTGACGGCGACGACGTGTTGGCACCGCAAGCGCCCTCGACCAAGGGGTTGGAAACTATCCGGGAAGAGCCCGAGCTAGAGGCCCAGATGGAGTTGGAGCACGCCAAGGAGCGCAACCCCGAAGAGCTGAGCACCCACATGGAGGAAGAGCCGGCGCCCCTGGAGCTCGACGCGCTGCCGCTTCGGGACCAGGAGCTGTCCACGGAGCCTGGAAACG AGGTCGTTCCCGACCCTTCGGAGCCACACCTCAAGGTCTCGGAGCAGTCGCTGGCTGAACCCGCTGCCGTTCAACCCGAGGACACAGTGAGCGACGTCACTGTGCAGGGCAGGGCGAGCGCCGCGGCGGCCCTGATAATCGAAGACCTGCCCGTGCGTCCGAAGTCTCCTTACCAGACCCGCAACAGACCGCAGATCTCGGCACAGACGCCAGTCTCCCCCTCGA GCCCTGAGAAGCTGACGCCACCGCCGGCCGACAGCCGCCCGCCGCCGCTGTCTCAGCGAAACACCCTGGGAGCCCGGCGCAAGACAACGGCGGCGTGCACCGAAGCGCCGCGCGCGAATGAAGTCATCCCGCCCGTGGTGGCCAAGGGATACGTGGCCAACCAGTTCCTGGAGAAGATCGGCCAGCTGCGCGGCTCCGCAGTGGCGGCCGAGGGCGGCCACGACACTTACCCGCTCGCCGAGGACCTCATGAGCATCGAGGGCGCCCAGAAGCAGACCGACAAGTACAAGAAGGAAGAGTTCGGGGAGCTCTTCACCAAAAGGCC GTCCTGCGCTGCACATCTCATTGCGAAGTCGGCG GTCGAGGCTGAGTCCGAGGACGAAGATTCCGCGCTGGATTTCGACCACCTTCCTATCCGCAGGCGCATGGACATCTGGAAGAAGCGCGAGGATCGCGCAATTCGCAAGGGCCT GATCCTGATTCCTAAGATGTGCAAGCAAGGGCGCTTCGCAATCTCCGCGGCTGGACTTTGA